The following is a genomic window from Hallerella porci.
AAAATGGCAGTTGGTGGTTAAAAATTGAACCGCGTCCGTGGACGGGAATTTCTCCGTTTTGGGCCGAGTTAAAGCAGAAACCGTCTGCAAAAGAAGTGCAAATTTATCAAACTTATACCGCTGAAACTTTGAATTTAGAAGCGGCTTTGGATTGGGCGAAAACTCTCGCTGCGTATTTGTATCCGACTTATAATACCGATTTAGAAGTGCATACTCCTGGAAAAATTTGGAATGGAACGCCGCCGTTTTCGGTGATGCGCGGAAATCCGATGGGAACGCCGATGTGGGTCGCTTTTGATGTGCCCGCATTCCGAAATGCTGTTTCAGAATCGGCAGCCAATGAAAGCGTCGAAAAAGAATGGATTCGGAAACGCGACCTCGATTCTTCGTGGAGAAATCAAGCGTTAGAATCTCTCGAAGACGTTTGCCCGGAAAATGCAGAAACCGAAAACTTTAAGCAGAAATTGTCTGCGGTTTTGGATTCGCTTCCGCCCGAACAAAATGCGTGGAACGCAAACGGAATGCTTTGGTTTCGCCGCGATGCGAATTCGCTTTTAGCAAAAGATTTTTCGGCGCAAGATTCGCTTCATAATCCGCTTCCGCGATTGCTTGAATTGAAGCAGTTCTTGGATTCTTTAGAAATTCAATTCCTCGTTGTTCCTGTTCCGACGAAAGAATCGATTTATGCGGAACGTTTAATTGCGGGAACTTCTCCGGAACTTTGCGTCGATGTCGCTGGCCGAGATTTTATTCGCCAATTACTCGCCGCAGGAATTGATGTGCTCGATATTTATCCGGCGCTTCGTTCTGCAAAAGCGGGCGATGATGAAGCGCATTATTCCTTCCAAAAATTTGATACGCATTGGGCTCTCGCTGCAGAACTTGCCGCCCTCGAAGAACTCGCGCAAAAAATTGCTTCGTATGCGTGGTATGCAGAAAGCGGCGCAACTCCTGGCGTTCTCGAAATGCGCGATACGACAATTCTTCGCGAAGGCGATTTGATTCAGCAATTACCGACGGCGGAACAGTCCGCATTTTCTCCCGAAACTTTAGAAGTGAAAAAAATTTACCGAGACGCAAAACCGTATTCGGGCGGAAAAAATAGTCCGATTCTTTTGATGGGCGATTCGTTCACCGGTGTCTTTGAATCCGTCGATGGAAAATCAGGCGGTCCCGGATCGCTTCTCGCTTTTGCGTTGGGTTTGGATGTGCAAGTGATGACAAGTTGGGGCGGAGGACCCGGAGTTCGTCACCGAATGGTGAAGGACAAAAAATCGTTACAATCAAAATGTCTTGTTATCTATATGATGACTTTACGCGACTTCTGGCAATCGCCATTGGAGTGGGATGTTTTCTAGATCTCTTGTTAAACCGATTTTACTTTTTTCGGCCTGCTTGATGTCGATTATTATTGCGTTTCAAGCGTTAACGCCGAGCAAAAAAGAAAAATCTCTCGTCGAAGCGGCTTGCACCTTTGCAAATTTAGAACCGCAATGTTTCGAATCCAATGAAACGTGGAAAGAAGGACTCGCTTATTACGACAGCGTTCTTGCGATTTCTCACGATACGATTTCTGCAGTGAAATCGCTTTTCTGGGAGCATTGGCAATTAAAGTTTGCGGGCGCAGATCACGCGCAAACTCCCGAACTCATTTTGCCAACGAAAATTTTAGAAGAAAAAAATACAGGCTGCGTGGGCGTTTCGTGGTTAGCGCTAATGCTCGCCGAAGTGCGCGGTATTCAGGCGCAAGCGTATCTCATTCCGGGGCATATGTATTTTTCGGTGAACGGCAGAAATTTCGAGCCCAATCGCGAAGGCTTTAATTATTCGCACGAAGAATATCGAAAAAAATATGCCGCGG
Proteins encoded in this region:
- a CDS encoding alginate O-acetyltransferase AlgX-related protein; the encoded protein is MKFLSFIALFLLFIGCASQSSSTVVSKSQNAETPQIVASNTNTNTIPFSVDSVAPSSEVRHVAVKDSAALPTLSALDFAAYYKNPIRDAGKMELPENAKKLTVRISEYPFSMLENFSETEPEFLKNLEPLAWEPFTKYLYAKGAGDSLAIIIRKIESEKWNQQNVFADFQKVEKLYWAKNAENGSWWLKIEPRPWTGISPFWAELKQKPSAKEVQIYQTYTAETLNLEAALDWAKTLAAYLYPTYNTDLEVHTPGKIWNGTPPFSVMRGNPMGTPMWVAFDVPAFRNAVSESAANESVEKEWIRKRDLDSSWRNQALESLEDVCPENAETENFKQKLSAVLDSLPPEQNAWNANGMLWFRRDANSLLAKDFSAQDSLHNPLPRLLELKQFLDSLEIQFLVVPVPTKESIYAERLIAGTSPELCVDVAGRDFIRQLLAAGIDVLDIYPALRSAKAGDDEAHYSFQKFDTHWALAAELAALEELAQKIASYAWYAESGATPGVLEMRDTTILREGDLIQQLPTAEQSAFSPETLEVKKIYRDAKPYSGGKNSPILLMGDSFTGVFESVDGKSGGPGSLLAFALGLDVQVMTSWGGGPGVRHRMVKDKKSLQSKCLVIYMMTLRDFWQSPLEWDVF